A single window of Usitatibacter rugosus DNA harbors:
- a CDS encoding fumarylacetoacetate hydrolase family protein, translated as MKLLRYGPSGREKPGLLDDQGNIRDLSKVIVQIDDAMLAPKNLARIARLKPETLPIVKSKPRLGVPYAGVSKFVAVGLNYTDHAAESNMPIPKEPILFMKATTSLCGPNDDIIQPKNSTKLDWEVELGIVIGTKAQYVPESKALDYVAGYCTINDVSERDFQLERGSQWDRGKGCDTFGPVGPYLVTTDEITDPQTLGMWLDVNGEKRQRGNTKTMIFGCAHLVSYISHFMTLLPGDIITTGTPPGVGLGMKPAPIWLKPGDVVTLGIDGLGDQRQRVVAYPGK; from the coding sequence GTGAAACTACTCAGATACGGCCCCTCGGGCCGCGAAAAGCCGGGCCTGCTGGACGACCAGGGCAACATCCGCGACCTCTCGAAGGTCATCGTGCAGATCGACGACGCGATGCTGGCGCCCAAGAACCTCGCGCGCATCGCCCGCCTGAAGCCCGAGACGCTCCCGATCGTGAAGTCGAAGCCGCGCCTGGGCGTCCCGTACGCGGGCGTGAGCAAGTTCGTCGCCGTGGGCCTGAACTACACGGACCACGCGGCGGAATCGAACATGCCGATCCCGAAGGAACCGATCCTCTTCATGAAGGCCACGACGTCGCTCTGTGGCCCCAATGACGACATCATCCAGCCGAAGAACTCCACCAAGCTGGACTGGGAAGTGGAGCTCGGCATCGTGATCGGCACCAAGGCGCAGTACGTGCCGGAGAGCAAGGCGCTCGATTACGTCGCCGGCTACTGCACGATCAACGACGTGTCCGAGCGCGACTTCCAGCTCGAGCGCGGCAGCCAGTGGGACCGCGGCAAGGGCTGCGATACCTTCGGCCCCGTCGGCCCCTACCTCGTCACCACCGACGAGATCACCGACCCGCAGACGCTCGGCATGTGGCTCGACGTGAACGGCGAGAAACGCCAGCGCGGCAACACCAAGACGATGATCTTCGGCTGCGCGCACCTCGTCTCGTACATCAGCCACTTCATGACGCTGCTGCCCGGCGACATCATCACCACCGGCACGCCCCCCGGCGTGGGCCTGGGCATGAAGCCCGCGCCGATCTGGCTCAAGCCCGGCGACGTGGTGACGCTCGGCATCGACGGGCTCGGCGACCAACGCCAGCGCGTCGTCGCGTACCCCGGCAAGTGA
- a CDS encoding SDR family oxidoreductase, translating to MADRLKGKLALVTAAAAGMGRAAALAFAREGAQVIATDINAGLLKEIEGKDGIRTTVLDMLDEKAVNAFAEKTGAVNILFNCAGWVHQGSLLDCTLADWDRSFNLNVRSMFVMTKAMLPRMIDKGGGVILNMASVLGTEKAAPNRLAYAASKAAVAGFTRALAIDHVKQGIRVNCVCPGTVDTPSLGDRINAFADPAQARKDFIARQPMGRLATAEEIAETFVYLVSEESSFMTGQAVFVDGGMSL from the coding sequence ATGGCCGACCGTCTCAAGGGCAAACTCGCCCTCGTCACTGCCGCCGCCGCGGGCATGGGGCGCGCTGCCGCCCTCGCCTTCGCCCGCGAAGGCGCCCAAGTCATCGCAACCGACATCAATGCCGGCCTCCTGAAGGAGATCGAGGGCAAGGACGGCATCCGCACGACCGTCCTCGACATGCTGGACGAAAAGGCCGTGAACGCCTTCGCCGAGAAGACCGGCGCCGTGAACATCCTCTTCAACTGCGCGGGCTGGGTGCACCAGGGGTCGCTGCTCGACTGCACGCTCGCCGACTGGGACCGCAGCTTCAACCTCAACGTGCGCAGCATGTTCGTCATGACCAAGGCGATGCTGCCCCGGATGATCGACAAGGGCGGCGGCGTCATCCTCAACATGGCCTCCGTGCTCGGCACCGAGAAAGCCGCCCCCAACCGCCTCGCCTACGCGGCCAGCAAGGCGGCCGTCGCCGGCTTCACGCGGGCGCTGGCGATCGACCACGTGAAGCAAGGCATCCGCGTGAATTGCGTCTGCCCCGGCACCGTGGATACGCCCTCGCTCGGCGACCGCATTAACGCGTTCGCCGATCCCGCGCAAGCGCGAAAAGACTTCATAGCGCGCCAACCCATGGGACGGCTGGCCACGGCGGAGGAAATCGCGGAAACTTTCGTCTACCTCGTCTCCGAAGAATCGTCCTTCATGACCGGACAGGCGGTTTTCGTCGATGGCGGCATGAGTCTTTAA
- a CDS encoding FadR/GntR family transcriptional regulator, with protein MPIQAVESRRLYRQIADQISELIDSGEYLRGARLPPERDLAKQLGVSRPSVREALIALEVEGYVEVRVGSGVYVTDNRRTATVSPGLPEDSGPFELIRARWIIESECAALAAKHATKAQLRAIEESLEAMERDKGDNKMPLDNDRLFHLRIAEASGNSALALVVQTLWDQRMGPLFLRLEHHFDTPGLWEVAIREHREVVQAIIKKNPAAARTAMRRHMDHAAKRFSASWSQSRRRGNERRTAGARS; from the coding sequence ATGCCCATTCAAGCCGTCGAGAGCCGCCGCCTCTACCGCCAGATCGCGGACCAGATCTCCGAGCTCATCGATTCGGGCGAGTACCTGCGTGGTGCGCGCCTGCCCCCGGAGCGCGACCTCGCCAAGCAGCTCGGCGTGAGCCGGCCCTCGGTGCGCGAGGCCCTGATCGCGCTCGAGGTCGAAGGCTACGTCGAAGTGCGCGTGGGCTCGGGCGTGTACGTCACCGACAATCGCCGCACCGCCACGGTGAGCCCCGGCCTGCCCGAGGATTCCGGTCCGTTCGAGCTGATTCGCGCGCGCTGGATCATCGAGAGCGAATGCGCCGCGCTGGCCGCGAAACATGCGACGAAGGCCCAGCTGCGCGCCATCGAGGAGTCGCTCGAGGCGATGGAGCGCGACAAGGGCGACAACAAGATGCCGCTCGACAACGACCGCCTGTTCCACCTGCGGATCGCCGAGGCGAGCGGCAACAGCGCGCTGGCGCTCGTGGTGCAGACCTTGTGGGACCAGCGCATGGGGCCGCTCTTCCTGCGCCTCGAGCACCACTTCGACACACCCGGGCTTTGGGAAGTCGCCATCCGCGAGCATCGCGAGGTGGTGCAGGCGATCATCAAGAAAAATCCGGCGGCCGCACGCACCGCGATGCGCCGCCACATGGACCATGCCGCGAAGCGCTTCTCCGCGAGCTGGTCCCAATCCCGACGGAGGGGAAATGAGCGAAGAACCGCAGGAGCACGTTCTTGA
- a CDS encoding TRAP transporter small permease, translating into MSEEPQEHVLDEKGEFHVVDEPIDISHYRFEDWLAFAIFWVLAIVIFYQFFTRYALNDSASWTEEIARYLLVATVFIGAAVNVRKNNHIQVDFFYRFMPHAMNRALSTLVDALRFLFLAYCVYLTIFLMTKIGSQRMAIIDWPIGILYGFVAFGFALMAWRSAGVAFANWKRGASVLERPELADEAR; encoded by the coding sequence ATGAGCGAAGAACCGCAGGAGCACGTTCTTGACGAGAAGGGCGAGTTCCACGTCGTCGACGAGCCCATCGACATCTCGCACTACCGCTTCGAGGACTGGCTCGCGTTCGCGATCTTCTGGGTGCTCGCGATCGTCATCTTCTACCAGTTCTTCACGCGCTACGCGCTGAACGATTCCGCCTCCTGGACCGAGGAGATCGCGCGCTACCTGCTGGTGGCCACGGTGTTCATCGGCGCCGCGGTCAACGTGCGGAAGAACAACCATATCCAGGTGGATTTCTTCTACCGCTTCATGCCGCACGCCATGAACCGCGCGCTCTCGACGCTCGTCGATGCCTTGCGCTTCCTGTTCCTCGCCTACTGCGTCTACCTCACCATTTTCCTCATGACCAAGATCGGAAGCCAGCGCATGGCGATCATCGATTGGCCCATCGGCATCCTCTACGGCTTCGTCGCCTTCGGCTTCGCGCTCATGGCGTGGCGCTCGGCCGGCGTCGCCTTTGCCAACTGGAAGCGCGGTGCCTCGGTGCTGGAACGGCCCGAGCTCGCGGACGAGGCCCGCTGA
- a CDS encoding TRAP transporter large permease translates to MGPISFKLLFLGLMASGIPVAIAMAGASLVYVMVSGNIPDYVVIHRMVGGLDSFPLLAVPFFILAGNLMNSAGITNRIYNFALGLVGWMRGGLGHVNVVGSVIFAGMSGTAIADAAGLGTIEIKAMTEHGYSKEFSVGVTAASATLGPIIPPSLPFVIYALFANVSVGALFLAGILPGLVMAILMMITVAYYAHKNKWGADIPFQWPRVLRAFGELTIALGWPAAIWAVVEMGADAQWTVLAGLIVLFAADWKFKFQAVLPIMTPVLLIGGMTTGIFTATEGAIAACVWALFLGVVWYRTMKLKMLVKVSMDTIETTAAVLFIVAAASIFGWMLTATRTTELIATWVLSVTSTPWGFLLLANLLMLFVGCFLEPTAAITILVPILLPIVRQLGIDPVHFGLVMVLNLMIGLLHPPMGLVLFVLARVAKLSVERTTMAILPWLVPLLISLALVTYVPQISLWLPNAMK, encoded by the coding sequence ATGGGACCGATCAGCTTCAAACTGCTGTTCCTGGGGCTCATGGCCTCGGGCATTCCCGTCGCCATCGCGATGGCCGGAGCCTCGCTCGTCTACGTGATGGTCTCGGGCAATATTCCCGACTACGTGGTGATCCACCGCATGGTGGGCGGGCTGGATTCCTTTCCCCTGCTCGCCGTGCCGTTCTTCATCCTCGCCGGCAACCTGATGAACTCGGCGGGCATCACCAACCGCATCTACAACTTCGCGCTCGGCCTCGTGGGCTGGATGCGCGGCGGCCTCGGGCACGTGAACGTCGTGGGCTCGGTGATCTTCGCGGGGATGTCGGGCACGGCGATCGCGGATGCCGCGGGCCTGGGCACGATCGAGATCAAGGCGATGACCGAGCACGGGTACTCGAAGGAGTTCTCCGTCGGCGTAACAGCCGCCTCGGCGACGCTGGGCCCGATCATCCCGCCGTCGCTGCCGTTTGTGATCTACGCGCTGTTCGCCAACGTGTCGGTGGGCGCGCTCTTCCTCGCGGGCATCCTGCCGGGCCTGGTGATGGCGATCCTGATGATGATCACGGTCGCCTACTACGCGCACAAGAACAAATGGGGCGCGGACATTCCCTTCCAGTGGCCCCGCGTGCTGCGCGCGTTCGGCGAGCTCACGATCGCGCTCGGCTGGCCGGCTGCGATCTGGGCCGTGGTCGAGATGGGCGCCGACGCCCAGTGGACGGTGCTCGCCGGGTTGATCGTGCTCTTCGCCGCCGACTGGAAGTTCAAGTTCCAGGCCGTGCTCCCGATCATGACGCCGGTGCTGTTGATCGGCGGCATGACGACGGGCATCTTCACCGCGACCGAAGGCGCCATCGCCGCCTGCGTGTGGGCGCTCTTCCTCGGCGTGGTCTGGTATCGCACGATGAAGCTGAAGATGCTGGTGAAGGTCTCGATGGACACGATCGAGACTACGGCCGCCGTCCTCTTCATCGTGGCGGCCGCGTCCATCTTCGGCTGGATGCTCACAGCGACGCGCACCACCGAGCTCATCGCCACGTGGGTGCTCTCGGTCACCTCGACGCCGTGGGGCTTCCTGCTGCTCGCCAACCTGCTCATGCTCTTCGTGGGCTGCTTCCTCGAGCCCACGGCGGCGATCACGATCCTGGTGCCGATCCTGCTGCCGATCGTGCGCCAGCTCGGCATCGATCCCGTCCACTTCGGCCTGGTGATGGTGCTGAACCTCATGATCGGGTTGCTCCATCCACCCATGGGCCTCGTGCTCTTCGTGTTGGCGAGGGTGGCCAAACTCTCTGTGGAACGCACTACCATGGCGATATTGCCGTGGCTGGTGCCGCTGCTGATCAGCCTCGCGCTGGTGACCTACGTTCCCCAGATCAGCCTGTGGCTGCCCAACGCCATGAAGTGA
- a CDS encoding UxaA family hydrolase yields MLRETPLYLRLNPADDVVIACRELEAGTNLLKEGVIVAERIPAGHKVATKAIAKDAPVHRYNQVIGFATRPIAAGAHVHVHNLEVRDFARDYAFGEVYQPTQFANPPATFQGIVRADGRVATRNYIGILSTVNCSATVAKYVAEQFRGDALKEFPNVDGVVPLVHTTGCGMGSTGEGIDILRRTLAGYARHANFAGVLIIGLGCEANQMDALVFTQGLEAGPLLSTMTIQDSGGTAKAVAEGVRRVKEMLPRANQVSRTTVPASHITVGLQCGGSDGYSGITANPALGAAVDLLVRNGGTAILSETPEIYGAEHLLTRRAVSKAVGQKIVDRIHWWEEYTAREKGEMNNNPSPGNKAGGLTTILEKSLGAVAKGGTTGLMDVYEYAKPVTAKGFVFMDTPGYDPVSATGQVAGGANLICFTTGRGSVYGCKPSPSLKLATNTPMFQRMEDDMDINCGEILDGSLSVQEAGARIFALMLETASGKPSKSEMHGFGADEFVPWQLGAVM; encoded by the coding sequence ATGCTTCGTGAAACGCCGCTCTATCTCCGACTCAATCCCGCCGACGACGTCGTCATCGCCTGCCGCGAGCTCGAGGCCGGCACCAACCTGCTGAAGGAAGGCGTGATCGTCGCCGAGCGCATCCCCGCCGGCCACAAGGTCGCCACGAAGGCGATCGCCAAGGACGCGCCGGTGCATCGCTACAACCAGGTGATCGGCTTCGCCACGCGGCCGATCGCGGCCGGCGCCCACGTGCATGTGCACAACCTCGAGGTGCGCGACTTCGCCCGCGACTACGCGTTTGGCGAGGTGTACCAGCCGACGCAGTTCGCGAATCCGCCGGCCACGTTCCAGGGGATCGTGCGGGCCGACGGGCGCGTAGCCACGCGCAACTACATCGGCATCCTCTCCACGGTGAACTGCAGCGCCACCGTCGCGAAGTACGTGGCCGAGCAGTTCCGCGGCGATGCGCTCAAGGAGTTTCCGAACGTCGATGGCGTCGTGCCCCTGGTGCACACCACGGGCTGCGGCATGGGCTCGACGGGCGAGGGCATCGACATCCTCCGCCGCACGCTCGCGGGCTATGCGCGGCATGCAAACTTTGCGGGTGTATTGATCATCGGCCTCGGCTGCGAAGCGAACCAGATGGACGCGCTCGTCTTCACGCAGGGGCTCGAGGCGGGACCGCTGCTCTCGACGATGACAATCCAGGATTCCGGCGGTACCGCGAAGGCCGTGGCCGAGGGCGTGCGCCGGGTGAAGGAGATGCTGCCGCGCGCCAACCAGGTGTCGCGCACGACGGTGCCGGCGAGCCACATCACGGTGGGCCTGCAGTGCGGCGGTTCCGATGGCTACTCGGGCATCACGGCCAATCCTGCTCTCGGTGCTGCCGTTGACCTCCTCGTGAGGAACGGCGGTACCGCGATCCTCTCCGAGACGCCCGAGATCTACGGTGCCGAACACCTGCTGACGCGTCGCGCGGTGAGCAAGGCGGTGGGACAGAAGATCGTCGACCGCATCCACTGGTGGGAGGAGTACACGGCCCGCGAGAAGGGCGAAATGAACAACAACCCTTCGCCGGGCAACAAGGCGGGCGGGCTCACGACGATCCTCGAGAAGTCGCTCGGCGCCGTGGCGAAGGGCGGCACGACGGGCCTGATGGATGTCTACGAGTACGCGAAGCCGGTGACCGCGAAGGGGTTCGTCTTCATGGACACGCCCGGCTACGACCCCGTGTCCGCGACCGGGCAGGTGGCGGGCGGCGCGAACCTCATCTGCTTCACGACGGGGCGCGGGTCGGTCTACGGATGCAAGCCTTCGCCGTCGCTCAAGCTCGCGACCAACACGCCGATGTTCCAGAGGATGGAAGACGACATGGACATCAACTGCGGGGAGATCCTCGACGGGTCCCTGTCGGTGCAGGAGGCGGGTGCAAGGATTTTTGCGCTGATGCTGGAGACGGCTTCCGGGAAGCCCAGCAAGAGCGAGATGCATGGCTTTGGAGCGGATGAGTTCGTGCCGTGGCAGCTTGGCGCGGTGATGTAG
- a CDS encoding sialic acid TRAP transporter substrate-binding protein SiaP — protein sequence MNKFVKGVLTAAIVGLASGAAMAQTKLKWAHVYETSEPYHTAAVWAGGEIAKRTNNRYQVEVFPASSLGKETDINQGLTLGTVDIIYTGQLFAGRAYGPIAIGGAPYMFRDFAHWKAFSTSPLFTELADGYLAKAKNKVVAITYYGERHVTSNKAINKPEDMKALKIRVPDAPLYTMFPRAVGANPTPIAFAEVYLALQNGTVDAQENPLPTIDAKKFYEVQKFIVLTGHITDALLTIVAGGTWSKLSDGDKKVFEEVLREAAAKATAEIVDSEKKLVAEFEKRGKTVAKVNRGPFREATAKLHNGPDATWDKATYDKLQAIK from the coding sequence ATGAACAAATTCGTGAAGGGGGTACTGACGGCAGCGATCGTCGGGCTCGCATCGGGCGCGGCGATGGCGCAGACGAAGCTCAAGTGGGCGCACGTGTACGAGACCAGCGAGCCGTACCACACGGCCGCGGTGTGGGCGGGCGGCGAGATCGCCAAGCGCACCAACAACCGCTACCAGGTCGAGGTGTTCCCGGCGTCCTCGCTCGGCAAGGAGACGGACATCAACCAGGGCCTCACGCTCGGCACCGTGGACATCATCTACACGGGCCAGCTCTTCGCCGGCCGCGCGTACGGACCGATCGCCATCGGCGGCGCGCCGTACATGTTCCGCGACTTCGCGCACTGGAAGGCGTTCTCCACGTCCCCGCTCTTCACGGAGCTTGCGGATGGGTATCTCGCCAAGGCGAAGAACAAGGTGGTCGCGATCACGTACTACGGCGAGCGCCACGTGACCTCGAACAAGGCGATCAACAAGCCCGAGGACATGAAGGCCCTGAAGATCCGCGTTCCCGACGCGCCGCTCTACACGATGTTCCCGCGCGCGGTGGGCGCGAACCCGACGCCGATCGCCTTCGCCGAGGTCTACCTCGCGCTGCAGAACGGCACGGTCGACGCGCAGGAAAACCCGCTGCCGACGATCGATGCGAAGAAGTTCTACGAGGTGCAGAAGTTCATCGTGCTGACCGGCCACATCACCGACGCGCTGCTCACCATCGTCGCGGGCGGCACCTGGAGCAAGCTCTCCGACGGCGACAAGAAGGTGTTCGAGGAGGTGCTGCGCGAGGCGGCCGCCAAGGCCACCGCCGAGATCGTCGACTCCGAGAAGAAGCTCGTGGCCGAGTTCGAGAAGCGCGGGAAGACGGTCGCCAAGGTGAACCGCGGGCCGTTCCGGGAAGCCACGGCCAAGCTGCACAACGGCCCGGATGCGACGTGGGATAAGGCCACTTACGACAAACTTCAGGCAATCAAGTAG
- a CDS encoding type II secretion system protein, with translation MPRQRGFTLIEIAIVIAIMGFLLVLLVGISSSLIGQQRREATRQRITGVETALALYVSQNQRLPCPADGSLSPTDANLGLEVRTGASPNFTCNLGGANGQANGVVPWRTIGLAEADVTDGWGTRLTYRVAGAFVGAGSMNMVSCDPGGTSVAAALAAATGYCNAACTTPFVIANCTPPGNVTATRGIEVRNLAGTKIMDPALAANTGAAYVVISHGENRAGGFDTQSVVQAAAGIASGTEEAKNAANLTLQLYYVDDFPAYAAGTSHFDDFVLRPTILTVATKAQLGPRAH, from the coding sequence TTGCCCAGACAGCGTGGATTCACGCTGATCGAGATCGCGATTGTCATTGCGATCATGGGCTTCCTGCTCGTCCTCCTGGTCGGCATCTCGTCGAGCCTCATCGGACAGCAACGGCGGGAGGCGACGCGGCAGCGCATCACCGGGGTGGAAACCGCCCTCGCGTTGTATGTCTCGCAGAACCAACGCTTGCCGTGCCCCGCAGACGGATCGTTGTCTCCGACAGACGCAAACCTGGGCCTCGAGGTCCGGACCGGCGCTTCGCCGAACTTCACGTGCAATCTCGGCGGTGCCAACGGACAGGCCAATGGCGTCGTGCCGTGGCGGACGATCGGCCTCGCCGAAGCGGACGTGACGGACGGATGGGGAACGCGCCTCACCTATCGGGTGGCGGGTGCGTTCGTCGGCGCGGGTTCGATGAACATGGTGAGCTGCGATCCGGGGGGCACGTCCGTGGCCGCGGCCCTCGCGGCCGCCACGGGTTACTGCAATGCCGCCTGCACGACACCATTCGTCATCGCGAACTGCACGCCGCCCGGCAACGTGACCGCCACGCGCGGCATCGAGGTCCGTAACCTCGCCGGTACGAAGATCATGGATCCCGCGTTAGCGGCGAATACGGGCGCCGCGTACGTCGTCATCAGCCACGGTGAAAATCGCGCGGGCGGCTTCGACACGCAAAGCGTGGTGCAGGCTGCGGCGGGCATAGCGTCCGGCACGGAAGAAGCCAAGAACGCCGCGAACCTCACGTTGCAGCTCTACTACGTCGACGACTTCCCGGCCTATGCGGCGGGCACGAGCCATTTCGACGACTTCGTGCTGCGCCCCACGATCCTCACCGTCGCGACGAAAGCACAGCTCGGCCCGCGGGCCCACTGA
- a CDS encoding amidase: MAATDGKGAAFDVAEKSVAELQSAMASGHITSQALVRAYVARIKLIDTSGPRINSVIELNPDALAIAAALDKERREKGSRGPMHGIPVLIKDNIATGDKMQTTAGSLALVGVKPPHDAFIVDKLRNAGAVILGKTNLSEWANFRSTRSTSGWSGRGGLTRNPYALDRNTSGSSSGSGASMAASLATVAVGTETDGSITSPCNANGLVGIKPTLGLVSRTGIVPIAHSQDTAGPMTRTVADAAALLTALAGPDPLDDITSAGASHAVDFTRFLDRGGLQGARLGVVRAQFGGRNDLASTVIESQLKELEANGAVLVDVEMPNNGKFGATELEVLYYEMKDDMAQYLKHFAPSSPFKSLQDLIDFNVKNADRELKYFGQEHFIKSAAKGGLDSKEYVDALANNHRYSRTEGIDKVMDENKLDALVAPTGAPAWITDFIRGDNSGGGFTSPAAVAGYPHITVPAGFVQGLPCGISFVGRAWSEPKLIAIAFAYEQATRRRRAPTYPKSVNASA, encoded by the coding sequence ATGGCTGCCACCGACGGCAAGGGAGCGGCGTTCGACGTCGCCGAGAAGAGCGTCGCCGAACTCCAGTCGGCAATGGCCTCGGGCCACATCACTTCGCAGGCGCTGGTGCGAGCCTATGTCGCCCGCATCAAGCTGATCGACACCTCGGGCCCGCGCATCAACTCCGTGATCGAGCTGAATCCCGATGCGCTCGCCATCGCTGCTGCACTCGACAAGGAGCGGCGAGAGAAGGGCTCGCGAGGTCCGATGCACGGCATTCCGGTGCTGATCAAGGACAACATCGCGACCGGCGACAAGATGCAGACGACGGCGGGTTCGCTGGCTCTGGTCGGCGTGAAGCCGCCGCACGACGCGTTCATCGTCGACAAGCTGCGCAATGCGGGCGCGGTCATCCTCGGCAAGACAAACCTTTCGGAGTGGGCCAATTTCCGCTCCACGCGATCGACCTCGGGCTGGAGCGGGCGTGGCGGGCTCACGCGCAATCCCTATGCGCTCGACCGCAACACGAGCGGGTCCTCCTCAGGATCCGGCGCTTCGATGGCTGCGAGCCTGGCCACGGTGGCCGTCGGAACCGAGACGGATGGATCCATCACTTCACCGTGCAACGCGAACGGGTTGGTCGGCATCAAGCCCACGCTCGGGCTCGTGAGCCGCACGGGCATCGTCCCGATCGCGCATTCGCAGGACACCGCTGGGCCGATGACGCGCACGGTCGCGGACGCCGCGGCGCTTCTCACCGCGCTCGCCGGGCCCGATCCGCTGGACGACATCACGTCGGCCGGCGCATCGCATGCCGTGGACTTCACCCGCTTCCTCGACCGTGGCGGTTTGCAGGGCGCGCGTCTTGGCGTGGTTCGCGCGCAGTTCGGCGGCCGCAACGATCTCGCCTCGACCGTCATCGAATCGCAGCTGAAGGAGCTGGAGGCCAACGGTGCCGTGCTCGTCGACGTGGAAATGCCCAACAACGGCAAGTTCGGCGCGACCGAGCTCGAGGTCCTGTACTACGAGATGAAGGACGACATGGCGCAGTACCTCAAGCACTTCGCGCCGAGCTCGCCGTTCAAGTCGCTGCAGGACTTGATCGACTTCAACGTGAAGAACGCCGACCGCGAGCTGAAGTACTTCGGACAGGAGCACTTCATCAAGTCCGCGGCGAAGGGCGGGCTCGACTCGAAGGAATACGTCGACGCGCTCGCGAACAACCATCGCTACTCGCGCACCGAGGGCATCGACAAGGTGATGGACGAGAACAAGCTCGATGCGCTCGTGGCGCCCACGGGTGCCCCGGCGTGGATCACCGACTTCATTCGGGGCGACAACAGCGGTGGCGGCTTCACGTCGCCCGCAGCGGTGGCGGGCTATCCGCACATTACGGTGCCTGCGGGCTTCGTCCAGGGCCTGCCTTGCGGAATCTCGTTCGTGGGCCGCGCGTGGAGCGAGCCGAAGCTGATCGCGATCGCGTTTGCCTACGAGCAGGCAACGCGCCGGCGCCGCGCACCGACCTATCCGAAGTCGGTGAACGCGAGCGCCTAG
- a CDS encoding alpha/beta fold hydrolase — MPRFLPAATLASMLVAFSPTLSAAPADARAASSALRPDFAVTRHRTAKVDGVDIFYREAGPPGAPVVVLLHGFPTSSRMYRNLIPALSDRYHVIAPDYPGFGQSATPDRKEFAYTFARYADLVDGLLQQLGAKRYALYVQDYGAPVGYRLALKHPEAVTALVVQNGNAYEEGLRDFWKPLKAYWAEGTPERREPLRAGLTLAATRGQYVDGVRDPSRVDPDNWVHDQALLDRPGVDEIMLDLFKDYGTNVALYPRFQAFFRERRPPTLIVWGKNDAIFPAEGARPYLRDIPDAELHLLDTGHFALEDQGDRIAALMRSFLDRKLPQR, encoded by the coding sequence ATGCCGCGCTTCCTGCCCGCCGCAACCCTCGCCTCGATGCTTGTCGCCTTCAGTCCCACCCTTTCGGCCGCGCCTGCCGATGCACGGGCCGCCTCATCCGCCCTGCGTCCCGATTTCGCCGTCACTCGCCATCGCACGGCCAAGGTGGACGGCGTCGATATCTTTTATCGCGAGGCGGGCCCACCGGGTGCGCCGGTCGTCGTCCTGCTCCACGGATTCCCGACTTCATCGCGCATGTACCGGAACCTCATCCCTGCCCTTTCGGATCGCTATCACGTGATCGCGCCCGACTACCCGGGCTTTGGCCAGAGCGCCACGCCGGATCGGAAGGAGTTCGCGTACACCTTCGCGCGCTACGCCGACCTCGTTGACGGGCTCCTTCAGCAGCTCGGAGCGAAGCGCTACGCGCTGTATGTCCAGGACTACGGCGCGCCCGTGGGATATCGCCTCGCCCTGAAGCATCCGGAAGCCGTGACGGCGCTCGTCGTGCAAAACGGCAATGCGTACGAGGAAGGTCTGCGCGACTTCTGGAAACCGCTGAAGGCGTACTGGGCGGAGGGAACGCCGGAGCGGCGCGAGCCGTTGCGCGCGGGCCTCACGCTCGCGGCGACGCGGGGACAGTACGTGGATGGCGTTCGCGATCCCTCGCGTGTCGACCCGGACAACTGGGTGCACGACCAGGCGCTCCTGGATCGGCCCGGCGTCGACGAGATCATGCTCGACCTCTTCAAGGACTACGGGACGAACGTGGCGCTCTATCCGCGCTTCCAGGCCTTCTTCCGCGAGCGCCGGCCGCCGACGCTGATCGTGTGGGGCAAGAACGACGCCATCTTCCCGGCGGAAGGCGCCCGGCCCTACCTGCGCGACATTCCGGATGCCGAGCTCCACCTGCTCGACACGGGCCACTTCGCGCTGGAGGACCAGGGCGATCGCATCGCGGCGTTGATGCGCAGCTTCCTGGACCGCAAGCTGCCCCAGCGTTGA